A window from Hymenobacter volaticus encodes these proteins:
- the dnaN gene encoding DNA polymerase III subunit beta produces the protein MKFIVSSSALLKQLQSINGVVTNNPVVPILENFLFEIEEGKLTITASDLETSMITELPVEAREAGRIAAPARILLDTLKNLPDQPVTFTLDEETYTIEIASSNGRYKLAGENATDFPRVPVVKGSTPIEIPSSSLARAINKTIFAVSTDELRPAMTGILVQLADSQVTFVATDGHRLLRYRRSDVGAGQTANLIIPRKAFNLLKGALPSEATPVKVEFNNSNAFFSFNQMRLVCRLIDERYPDYENVIPVSNPNKLIISRQEILNSVKRISIYSNKTTHQVRLRLAGSELTVSAEDLDFSNEANEKLPCQYDGEDMEIGFNAKFLQEMLSNIDSEEITLELSTPNRAGLLMPTLADDNESILMLVMPVMLNNYV, from the coding sequence ATGAAGTTCATCGTCTCGTCTTCCGCCTTGCTCAAGCAACTCCAGAGCATCAATGGCGTGGTCACGAACAATCCCGTGGTGCCGATTCTGGAGAACTTCCTCTTCGAGATTGAGGAAGGCAAGCTAACGATTACGGCTTCTGATCTGGAGACCAGCATGATAACGGAGCTGCCCGTGGAAGCCCGCGAAGCCGGCCGTATTGCGGCCCCAGCCCGCATCTTGCTCGATACGCTCAAGAACCTGCCCGACCAGCCCGTAACCTTTACCCTGGACGAGGAAACCTATACCATTGAAATTGCTAGCAGCAACGGCCGCTACAAACTAGCAGGCGAAAACGCTACCGATTTCCCGCGCGTGCCCGTGGTGAAAGGCTCTACGCCGATTGAAATTCCGTCGTCGTCGTTGGCTCGGGCTATCAACAAAACCATCTTCGCGGTGAGCACCGACGAGTTGCGCCCGGCCATGACCGGCATCTTGGTGCAGCTAGCCGATAGTCAAGTAACCTTTGTGGCTACCGATGGTCACCGCTTGCTGCGCTACCGCCGCTCCGATGTAGGGGCTGGCCAAACCGCCAACCTGATTATTCCGCGCAAAGCCTTCAACTTGTTGAAAGGGGCCTTGCCATCCGAGGCAACGCCCGTAAAAGTAGAGTTCAACAACTCCAATGCGTTCTTTAGCTTCAACCAGATGCGCCTCGTGTGCCGCCTGATTGATGAGCGGTACCCCGATTACGAAAACGTAATTCCGGTGAGCAACCCCAACAAGCTCATTATCAGCCGTCAGGAGATCCTGAACTCGGTGAAGCGCATCAGCATCTACTCCAATAAGACCACCCACCAAGTGCGGCTGCGCCTGGCAGGTTCCGAACTGACCGTTTCGGCAGAAGATCTGGATTTCAGCAACGAAGCCAATGAGAAACTGCCTTGCCAGTATGACGGTGAGGACATGGAAATTGGCTTCAACGCCAAGTTCCTGCAAGAAATGCTGTCCAACATTGACTCCGAGGAAATCACCTTGGAGCTAAGCACTCCCAACCGTGCGGGCTTACTGATGCCGACTCTGGCCGACGACAACGAGAGCATTCTGATGCTGGTAATGCCCGTAATGCTCAACAACTACGTTTAA
- the dcd gene encoding dCTP deaminase, which translates to MILTDQQILAEIERGNIIIEPYDRTCLGTNSYDVHLGRYLATYRDAVLDARKHNEIEQFEIPVEGFVLQPGVLYLGVTEEYTESHAHVPFLEGKSSVGRLGIDIHATAGKGDIGFCNHWTLEISVSMPVRVYHGMPVGQLIYFTVQGDVETFYNRKANAKYNDRTDRPVESMMWKNRF; encoded by the coding sequence ATGATCCTGACTGACCAGCAGATTCTCGCCGAAATTGAGCGGGGCAATATCATTATTGAGCCGTATGACCGCACTTGTCTTGGCACCAACTCGTATGATGTGCACCTGGGCCGTTACCTCGCCACCTACCGCGACGCCGTGCTGGATGCCCGCAAACACAACGAGATAGAGCAATTCGAGATTCCCGTCGAAGGCTTTGTGCTGCAACCCGGCGTGCTGTACTTGGGCGTCACTGAAGAGTATACCGAAAGCCACGCCCACGTTCCTTTCTTAGAAGGCAAAAGCAGCGTCGGCCGGCTCGGCATCGACATCCACGCGACGGCCGGCAAAGGCGACATCGGCTTCTGCAACCACTGGACCCTGGAAATTAGTGTGTCGATGCCGGTGCGGGTCTACCACGGTATGCCGGTAGGCCAGCTCATTTACTTCACCGTGCAAGGCGACGTTGAGACCTTCTACAACCGCAAAGCCAACGCCAAATACAACGACCGCACCGACAGGCCAGTGGAGTCGATGATGTGGAAAAATAGGTTCTAA
- a CDS encoding DUF7003 family protein translates to MISEQQILDALDHSNDGYYCSFLPLNAGYSYLIVTRLNLFRSEDEWAIAAEIVGFNPRGGWIDLSIYYHGNCLINLETYNNRHTNYYSLSPIDEDSFREASLDEMLDPAASEIFVRGIPIALSHERANYLDAGIDLLEVESNSINWEEVGRLLITQHQGLFRATDEELYKSIPKHLKKIMVLDEWHHKDFTVGPQNILSDEDIERTYNLNKEVGGLQGMSLADLTATIRSQDATTSEYILQEWTNSRPSSYETWQQLAKVLATGNTSFYQPTLAPNTHWSNWPESGWL, encoded by the coding sequence ATGATTTCAGAACAGCAAATACTTGACGCACTTGACCATTCCAACGATGGATATTACTGCAGTTTTTTGCCATTAAATGCAGGTTACTCTTATTTGATAGTCACACGGCTAAATCTATTTCGCAGTGAAGATGAATGGGCTATTGCAGCGGAGATAGTAGGGTTCAATCCTCGTGGCGGTTGGATCGACCTATCGATTTATTATCACGGCAACTGCTTGATTAATTTAGAAACATACAACAACCGGCATACCAACTATTACAGCTTATCTCCTATTGATGAAGACTCTTTTAGGGAGGCTTCGTTGGATGAGATGTTAGATCCAGCGGCATCAGAAATCTTTGTCCGTGGTATTCCTATTGCTTTAAGTCATGAGAGAGCCAACTACCTAGATGCTGGAATTGACTTACTAGAAGTAGAGTCAAACAGTATCAATTGGGAGGAAGTTGGCCGACTTTTAATTACGCAGCACCAGGGTTTATTCCGCGCAACCGATGAAGAACTCTATAAATCCATCCCGAAGCACCTGAAGAAAATTATGGTGCTGGATGAGTGGCATCACAAGGATTTTACTGTTGGGCCTCAAAATATTCTATCCGATGAAGATATAGAGCGCACGTACAACTTAAATAAAGAGGTTGGTGGCCTACAGGGTATGAGCCTTGCTGATCTTACTGCTACTATTCGGTCTCAGGATGCTACAACCAGTGAGTATATCTTGCAAGAGTGGACCAACAGCCGCCCTAGCAGTTACGAGACGTGGCAACAGTTGGCAAAAGTGCTAGCCACCGGCAACACGAGTTTTTATCAGCCCACCTTAGCACCAAACACCCATTGGTCGAACTGGCCAGAATCAGGGTGGTTATAG
- the gldG gene encoding gliding motility-associated ABC transporter substrate-binding protein GldG: protein MPEQQLPNQSRKRRDLLRFLAVIGALLLLNFIGQQFFFRLDLTQEKRYTMSAATRQLLTGLKQPITVTVYLDGDFPPAFRRLQQAVRETLNEMQVYGGSNLKYVFIDPSAAGTEKARNEYYASLFKKGLTPTNLGANENGKRVEKIIFPWATVSAGGKEQQVLLLRGNQAAPSDVRLNQSIEGLEYELASAIRKLSPGKRKLIGVVEGHGELSNAEAGDLIGSLSQYYDVYRVDLSKVRDLRALSAVIVAKPATPYTEPEKFKLDQFITQGGNALFFVDAMRVNLDSAARTGMLSFPQPVGLDDLLFKYGVRVNADLILDLNSGVIPLVTGKEGNKPKVEPMPWQFYPLVNNFSTHPITRNLDAVYTKFVGTIDTVKATGIRKTPLLFTSRYSRVLPSPVPVNLNDARLQPDRKLYKDKFKPVGYLLEGQFRSLYANRAQPGTTQFQPATSPQAKPSKVLVVSDGDFVRSELDPKTGRPFRLGFDRLANTEFANRELVLNAVDYMLDESGLIGVRSKQVTLRPLDKLKVIEQRRSWQILNLVAPLVLLGVFGAVRAWRRKRRYAGFGEK, encoded by the coding sequence ATGCCCGAACAACAGCTTCCAAATCAATCCCGCAAACGCCGTGACCTGCTTCGCTTCTTGGCGGTAATCGGGGCGTTGCTGCTACTCAATTTCATTGGTCAGCAGTTCTTTTTTCGCCTCGATCTTACGCAGGAAAAGCGCTACACCATGTCGGCGGCCACCCGGCAACTGCTGACGGGCTTGAAGCAACCCATAACTGTGACCGTGTACCTCGATGGGGACTTCCCGCCCGCGTTCCGGCGCTTGCAGCAGGCCGTCCGCGAGACCCTCAACGAGATGCAGGTCTACGGTGGCAGCAACTTGAAGTACGTGTTCATCGACCCATCGGCGGCCGGCACCGAAAAGGCCCGCAACGAGTACTATGCCTCCCTGTTTAAGAAAGGGCTGACGCCGACCAACCTCGGTGCCAACGAAAACGGCAAACGGGTCGAGAAAATCATTTTTCCGTGGGCTACGGTATCAGCAGGAGGTAAAGAGCAGCAAGTGCTGCTGTTGCGCGGCAACCAAGCGGCTCCCTCCGATGTGCGCCTCAACCAAAGCATTGAGGGCTTAGAGTACGAGCTAGCCAGCGCTATTCGTAAGCTGAGCCCCGGTAAGCGCAAGCTAATTGGGGTGGTAGAAGGCCACGGCGAACTAAGCAATGCCGAAGCCGGCGACCTGATTGGCTCGCTTAGCCAGTACTACGACGTGTACCGCGTTGACCTGAGTAAAGTACGCGACCTACGTGCCCTCAGCGCCGTTATTGTGGCCAAGCCTGCCACGCCTTACACCGAACCCGAAAAATTCAAGCTCGACCAATTCATCACGCAGGGAGGCAATGCGCTGTTCTTCGTGGATGCCATGCGCGTCAACCTTGATAGCGCCGCCCGTACTGGCATGCTGTCTTTCCCGCAGCCCGTGGGCCTCGATGATTTGCTGTTCAAGTATGGCGTACGTGTCAATGCCGACCTGATTCTGGATCTTAATTCCGGCGTTATTCCACTCGTGACGGGCAAGGAGGGCAACAAGCCGAAGGTGGAGCCTATGCCTTGGCAGTTCTATCCGCTGGTCAACAACTTCAGTACGCACCCCATCACCCGCAACCTCGATGCGGTATACACCAAGTTCGTGGGCACCATCGACACGGTAAAAGCCACGGGCATCCGCAAAACGCCCCTGCTTTTCACCTCTCGCTACTCCCGGGTGTTGCCCTCGCCGGTGCCCGTCAACCTCAACGACGCGCGTCTGCAACCCGACCGGAAGCTTTACAAAGACAAGTTCAAACCCGTCGGCTACTTGCTGGAAGGACAATTTCGCTCGCTCTACGCCAACCGCGCCCAACCCGGTACCACGCAGTTTCAGCCCGCTACCTCGCCCCAAGCCAAGCCCTCCAAAGTGCTCGTCGTGTCGGACGGCGACTTTGTGCGCTCCGAGCTAGACCCCAAAACCGGCCGCCCGTTTCGCCTCGGCTTCGACCGGCTCGCCAACACCGAATTCGCCAACCGCGAGCTAGTGCTAAATGCCGTGGACTACATGCTCGACGAAAGTGGCCTTATCGGCGTGCGTAGCAAGCAAGTCACCTTGCGTCCCCTCGATAAGCTCAAGGTTATTGAGCAGCGCCGCAGCTGGCAGATACTGAATCTGGTGGCGCCACTGGTGCTATTAGGAGTATTTGGTGCCGTGCGCGCTTGGCGCCGGAAACGGCGCTATGCAGGATTTGGTGAAAAGTAG
- the gldC gene encoding gliding motility protein GldC — protein MKKSEIRFSIALDDQKVPEAISWTATDAGPDIHFAKAINIALWDRDERGTMKIDLWTKEMPVDEMKRFYVDTMGAMAESIITATNDSVMATKMRNLCKELMNHIDEEERKQS, from the coding sequence ATGAAGAAATCCGAAATTCGTTTCAGCATCGCCCTCGACGACCAGAAAGTACCCGAGGCCATCAGCTGGACTGCCACCGATGCCGGCCCTGATATTCACTTTGCCAAGGCCATCAACATCGCTCTGTGGGACCGTGACGAGCGTGGCACCATGAAAATCGACCTTTGGACCAAGGAAATGCCCGTAGATGAAATGAAGCGTTTCTATGTAGATACAATGGGCGCCATGGCCGAAAGCATTATAACAGCCACTAACGACTCGGTAATGGCAACCAAGATGCGCAACCTGTGCAAGGAGCTCATGAATCACATCGACGAAGAGGAACGCAAGCAGAGCTAA
- a CDS encoding glycoside hydrolase family 3 C-terminal domain-containing protein, which produces MHFKPYHFFLLLSTTTCCLTASSTWAQSKPATAKKPATQASQASTKNQQAALTTNDAKINALIKKMTLEEKVAMIHGSSSFTSGGVQRLGIPEFTSSDGPHGVRPEFGRDWTPDKDANDAGTYLPTGNTLASTWNPALGYAYGQVLGSEAKFRGKDVILGPGINIIRTPLNGRNFEYQSEDPYLVSRMAVGYIKGVQDQGVSACVKHYAANNQETKRTTVDVDMSERALNEIYLPGFKAAVQEAGVYTLMGSYNKFRGQWATHNDYLMNKILKDRWGFKGFVMSDWGAVHSTMEAINNGTDMEMGTDLLLMNQTVSQTAGGPAKKVELSTVYPKFFLGDTVVTLVKSGKVKEELIDDKVRRILRVMYKTNMMEGAKRTPGAYATKEHAATALKVAEEGIVLLKNEGNILPLKKASIKTIAVIGENADRANSMGGGSSQVKAKYEITPLQGLKNELGSGVTVNYVQGYKIARNQKADAQMIQQAVDAASKADVAIVVGGWTHGYNYAVWDDNAYDAEGPDKPDMNMPFGQDQLIQAVLKANPNTVVVLMGGGPIDVSAWEKQAKGIVEAWYPGMEGGNAIAKVLLGTVNPSGKLPMTFPVKLADSPAHKIGNYPTDNPSDPNAVVEHYKDDIFVGYRYFDTYKVEPQYAFGYGLSYTTFKYDNLTVTPGQQNATVKFTVTNTGKVAGAEVAQVYVHDDQASVKRPEKELKGFQKVFLKPGESQTVTLTLDTNAFQFYDEAKKAWVLEPGKFGVLVGSSSRDIRLSGNVTL; this is translated from the coding sequence ATGCATTTCAAACCGTATCACTTTTTCTTACTTCTCAGCACAACTACTTGCTGCCTAACGGCTAGCTCTACGTGGGCGCAAAGCAAGCCGGCTACCGCTAAGAAACCAGCTACGCAGGCCAGCCAAGCTTCCACGAAAAACCAGCAGGCCGCCCTCACTACCAACGACGCCAAAATCAACGCCCTCATCAAGAAGATGACGTTGGAAGAGAAGGTAGCCATGATTCACGGCAGTTCCTCGTTCACTTCTGGCGGTGTGCAGCGGCTCGGCATCCCCGAGTTCACCTCCTCCGACGGCCCGCACGGCGTACGCCCCGAATTCGGCCGCGACTGGACTCCCGACAAGGACGCAAACGACGCCGGCACGTATTTGCCTACCGGCAACACACTTGCTTCCACCTGGAACCCGGCCTTAGGCTACGCATATGGTCAGGTATTGGGAAGCGAGGCTAAGTTCCGGGGCAAAGACGTGATTCTCGGGCCTGGCATCAACATCATCCGAACTCCACTCAACGGGCGCAACTTCGAGTACCAGAGCGAAGACCCTTATCTGGTGTCGCGCATGGCGGTGGGTTATATCAAGGGGGTGCAAGACCAAGGAGTATCAGCTTGTGTGAAGCACTACGCGGCCAACAACCAGGAAACCAAGCGCACTACGGTTGACGTGGACATGAGTGAGCGGGCCCTAAACGAAATTTATCTACCAGGCTTCAAAGCTGCCGTGCAGGAAGCGGGCGTCTATACGCTCATGGGTTCCTACAACAAGTTTCGTGGGCAGTGGGCCACTCACAACGACTACCTGATGAACAAGATTCTGAAGGACCGGTGGGGTTTCAAGGGCTTTGTGATGAGTGATTGGGGTGCCGTGCATAGCACGATGGAAGCCATCAACAACGGCACCGACATGGAAATGGGCACCGACCTGCTGCTAATGAACCAAACCGTGTCGCAGACGGCGGGTGGACCGGCCAAAAAGGTGGAGCTCAGCACCGTATACCCAAAGTTCTTTCTCGGTGACACCGTAGTGACCCTGGTGAAAAGTGGCAAGGTGAAGGAGGAGTTGATTGACGATAAAGTACGCCGCATTCTGCGCGTGATGTATAAAACCAACATGATGGAAGGCGCTAAGCGCACGCCTGGCGCCTACGCCACCAAAGAGCACGCCGCCACTGCACTTAAGGTGGCCGAGGAGGGCATTGTGCTGCTCAAAAACGAAGGCAACATCCTACCGCTCAAGAAGGCTTCTATCAAAACCATTGCCGTTATCGGCGAAAATGCTGACCGGGCCAATTCGATGGGCGGGGGCAGTTCGCAGGTGAAAGCTAAGTACGAAATCACGCCCTTGCAGGGCTTGAAAAACGAGCTAGGCAGCGGCGTGACGGTAAATTATGTGCAAGGCTACAAAATCGCCCGCAATCAAAAAGCCGACGCTCAAATGATACAGCAAGCTGTGGATGCTGCTTCCAAAGCCGATGTGGCCATCGTGGTAGGCGGCTGGACGCACGGCTACAACTACGCCGTATGGGACGACAACGCCTACGACGCCGAAGGTCCCGACAAGCCTGACATGAATATGCCCTTTGGTCAAGACCAACTCATTCAAGCGGTGCTCAAAGCCAACCCCAACACTGTAGTGGTGCTGATGGGCGGTGGCCCGATAGACGTGTCGGCGTGGGAAAAGCAGGCCAAAGGCATTGTAGAGGCGTGGTACCCCGGTATGGAAGGCGGCAACGCCATTGCCAAAGTGTTGCTCGGGACCGTCAACCCCTCGGGCAAACTGCCCATGACTTTCCCCGTAAAACTTGCTGATTCGCCAGCCCATAAAATCGGTAACTACCCCACCGACAACCCTTCTGACCCCAATGCGGTGGTAGAGCACTACAAAGACGACATCTTCGTGGGCTACCGCTACTTCGATACCTACAAAGTGGAGCCACAATATGCTTTCGGCTACGGGTTAAGCTATACCACCTTCAAGTACGATAACCTAACCGTTACGCCTGGCCAGCAAAACGCCACCGTGAAGTTTACTGTCACGAACACTGGAAAAGTAGCCGGCGCCGAGGTGGCACAGGTATACGTGCACGACGACCAAGCCTCCGTGAAACGCCCCGAAAAAGAGTTGAAAGGCTTCCAGAAAGTGTTCCTCAAGCCCGGTGAGTCCCAAACCGTAACGCTGACCCTTGACACCAACGCCTTCCAGTTCTACGACGAAGCCAAGAAGGCATGGGTACTAGAGCCCGGCAAGTTTGGCGTACTCGTCGGCAGTTCCTCCCGCGACATCCGCCTCAGCGGCAACGTGACGCTATAA
- a CDS encoding DNA/RNA non-specific endonuclease translates to MKKKLLGCSGLLLLLPCFSFYTESISDSSLWRVPFAQNTEEAFETGVKSEYSSGSVALNTGSWTLNDAVLGNTAADHKNGTQAVRLQQGGSLTMEFYLPTGASTVTVQHAVYGADASSSWELFAQSESCNCNKWTKVGSTVLTTSSTLQAAAFTVNISGRVKFEIRKTSGGKARLNIDDFAVTEFGVAQPSLDNSSLALGNPSGAVTDANSPNNYLLVKPQFTIGYDRDQGKPNWVSWHLDISDRGAADRQDDFRNDTALPTGWYQAQSNSYNGSVTGFDRGHNCPSADRTSSVENNSATFFMTNMMPQSSKNNQGPWADLEDYTRTFLPGNEMYVVCGSYGKGGIGSTGVRYETLDNGRITVPSDCWKVIVILPVGDNDAARVNANTRVIAVNMPNINDINPNWGTYRTTVDAIEAATGYDLLSNLPIEVQNAIESKVDNGPVL, encoded by the coding sequence ATGAAGAAAAAATTACTTGGATGTAGTGGCCTGTTGCTGCTACTGCCATGCTTTTCCTTTTACACGGAAAGTATCAGCGATTCTTCTCTCTGGCGGGTGCCATTCGCTCAAAACACAGAGGAGGCTTTTGAAACGGGTGTGAAGTCCGAGTACTCCAGCGGATCGGTCGCGCTCAACACAGGTAGCTGGACGCTCAATGATGCCGTGCTAGGAAATACGGCGGCCGACCACAAAAACGGAACCCAAGCAGTGCGCCTCCAGCAGGGAGGAAGCCTGACGATGGAGTTTTATCTGCCTACAGGCGCCTCTACCGTAACTGTGCAGCACGCCGTGTATGGTGCCGATGCGAGCAGCAGCTGGGAGCTTTTCGCCCAATCGGAGTCGTGCAACTGCAACAAATGGACGAAGGTGGGCTCGACCGTGCTGACCACTTCTTCTACCTTGCAGGCGGCGGCCTTTACCGTCAATATTTCGGGCCGCGTTAAGTTCGAGATTCGTAAAACCTCTGGTGGCAAGGCTCGCTTAAACATAGATGATTTTGCTGTCACGGAGTTTGGGGTAGCGCAGCCTTCCCTCGACAACAGCAGCCTCGCGCTAGGCAATCCAAGCGGTGCTGTTACGGATGCTAACAGCCCCAACAACTACTTGCTGGTAAAGCCGCAGTTCACGATAGGCTACGACCGTGACCAAGGCAAGCCCAACTGGGTAAGCTGGCACCTCGACATTTCGGACCGCGGTGCGGCCGACCGCCAAGACGACTTCCGCAACGATACGGCGCTACCAACAGGCTGGTATCAAGCGCAGTCGAACAGCTACAATGGCAGCGTGACAGGGTTTGACCGGGGCCACAACTGCCCTTCGGCCGACCGTACCTCGTCGGTGGAAAACAACTCCGCTACGTTCTTCATGACGAACATGATGCCGCAGTCGTCGAAGAACAACCAGGGGCCTTGGGCTGATCTGGAGGATTATACCCGCACTTTCCTGCCGGGCAACGAGATGTACGTCGTGTGCGGTAGCTACGGAAAAGGGGGCATTGGTTCAACGGGCGTGCGCTACGAGACGCTGGATAACGGCCGCATTACGGTGCCTTCCGACTGCTGGAAGGTTATTGTTATTCTGCCGGTTGGCGACAACGATGCGGCCCGCGTGAATGCCAACACTCGCGTCATTGCCGTGAACATGCCCAACATCAACGACATCAATCCGAATTGGGGCACTTACCGCACTACGGTTGATGCTATTGAGGCAGCTACTGGCTACGACTTGCTGTCGAACCTGCCGATTGAAGTGCAGAATGCTATTGAGTCGAAAGTCGACAATGGCCCGGTATTGTAA